The DNA segment ACATTATTTATTATACGTGGCATGATAGTACATGCAGAGTGGAGCACTCCACCCtttttatttaaccatcaccatATTACACTCATACGAGCTtacttatattattatatgacACCAAGCTTCGATTTCAGCTGTTCAAAGTAAAAAACGGAGCGGTAATTGGTTGGTTGAAGTGGTCTTGCATTGTTTAtagcattctgaaaaaaaaaaaatcaattagaaaaagttaattaaaattatcaaaactaAACAATGGTTGGATAAAGCTTAATTAGAAACACTCACTTCATTCACTGCCTGCTTCAACAGAAGTACTTGCCTTGGTGAAACAGTTGCAACCTATAAACCATATATAGTATTTAagcattttgataattaattatatagatTATAACTCAATATGCATAATTAAGTTAGTTAATTACCTTCCTCATGACGGTCCATGAAATACCTTCAGTGCAAGGTGGAGCTGTGAATGAGCCCATGTATCTAAAATATGCACAGTCATCAAACTGTAATTGATTTGGATCCACAACTCCTGCATTTATTTCATTCTTCTGGCTACTGCTTAACTGCTTGATAAAGTCTTCAAGCTATGGATGCATATATCAAAAATAGAAGGTTATTTATATTGCAATTAATAGATTAAGCAATTggttaatattataattaagaaaaggtaaaatttataactaattaagtaattaattaatataattacatCTGAGAGGAATGGGTCAGCACGTCCAAATCTGAAAAGAATAGAAACCACTGCTCTCTTTTGATCTTGGCTCTCATGGACCAGCTGTGCCTCAAGGTCAAACCTAAAGTTCAAAACAAGACACTTACAGAGATTTGATATTTAagttatacacacacacacacacacgtatatatatatagaaaactcATCATCTAGGAACATCCCTGTATTTGCAAATCTGGTGATATCCATAAGAAACTATCTGGATGTAATAACTGGACGCGCCTTTTATCATTACGAACGCAGAAAACCGCGTTCTACATGTTGCATACGATGATCATGAAATGCGAAAAGCAGTAcaagtgtttatataatcaatcaaccatcgacGACGATCCAATCTTGCATTTAAAACATCCTAGACTGAAATCGGCGACGCTCTGACGATgctttcttcatatatatatatatatatatatatatatatatatatatatgtttgaaattaTTCGTGGAGAATGTCATTGTTTGTCATGATATCCAAACCTTTCGCCATTCATTTCATGCTCTGAAGGGGAGTGAAAATGAATTCGCTTGAGTTGGTATGTAACTCGATTGATTGATAGTGAACCAGCATAACCCTTGAATTCCACCTGtactcataaaaataaatgcaattaCACAGGGCAATATTATCTacattatctaaattttttgtATGCatgtagttataagtttgtttatatcaattaaattaaaattcttaaatttcatgtgaatatatatatatatatatacattaattttttttaaattttttagtaatttaattaagaacttgtaatagttttaatttaacttaattattattcaaCAGCAAAACTAAGTTAGTGTAGTGTTAGAAATGAAAACtaaagttaaattttaatttttaattaaaaatatatatttttaaaacctttCTTTTTATCCATTACTCATAAAATTATAGGTACTCAATTCATTCTTTACTCTTTACCGGCCAGGTGTACGTACCCTGCAGAAAACCAATCaaaccatgcatgcatgaaaccCTAATATTTATATACGTA comes from the Dioscorea cayenensis subsp. rotundata cultivar TDr96_F1 unplaced genomic scaffold, TDr96_F1_v2_PseudoChromosome.rev07_lg8_w22 25.fasta BLBR01000805.1, whole genome shotgun sequence genome and includes:
- the LOC120255048 gene encoding dioscorin dioA3, with amino-acid sequence MSSSTLLHLLLLSSLLLSCLPNAKPQQAEDEFSYIEGSPNGPENWGNLKKEWETCGKGMEQSPIQLRDNRVIFDQTLGKLRRNYRAVEATLRNSGHDVLVEFKGYAGSLSINRVTYQLKRIHFHSPSEHEMNGERFDLEAQLVHESQDQKRAVVSILFRFGRADPFLSDLEDFIKQLSSSQKNEINAGVVDPNQLQFDDCAYFRYMGSFTAPPCTEGISWTVMRKVATVSPRQVLLLKQAVNENAINNARPLQPTNYRSVFYFEQLKSKLGVI